The proteins below come from a single Halobacillus salinarum genomic window:
- the mnmA gene encoding tRNA 2-thiouridine(34) synthase MnmA translates to MKDPKDTRVVVGMSGGVDSSVAALLLKEQGYDVVGIFMKNWDDTDENGFCTATEDYEDVIRVCNQLDIPYYAVNFEKQYWDKVFTYFLDEYKAGRTPNPDVMCNKEIKFKAFLDHAMALGADYLATGHYARVEEHNGRFELLRGVDSNKDQTYFLNQLPQEVLSQVMFPIGGIEKKRVRQIAEEHDLATANKKDSTGICFIGERNFKEFLSEYLPAQPGKMETLDGEVKGSHDGLMYYTLGQRQGLGIGGAGEPWFVVGKNIEENILYVGQGYHHKALYSDGLIASDINWTSGETPQTPFSCSAKFRYRQEDSKVDVEPLADGKLKVKFHEPERAVTPGQAVVLYDGDVCLGGATIDEVLKADQALDYVG, encoded by the coding sequence ATGAAAGATCCAAAAGATACCCGGGTAGTAGTTGGAATGAGCGGCGGAGTTGATTCTTCTGTAGCAGCTTTATTATTGAAGGAACAGGGTTACGATGTTGTCGGGATCTTTATGAAAAACTGGGATGACACAGATGAAAACGGGTTTTGTACAGCGACTGAGGATTACGAAGATGTAATTAGAGTGTGTAATCAGCTGGACATTCCTTATTACGCTGTGAATTTCGAAAAACAATACTGGGATAAAGTATTCACCTACTTTCTCGATGAATATAAAGCCGGCCGAACTCCTAATCCTGATGTCATGTGCAACAAGGAAATTAAGTTTAAAGCATTTCTTGATCATGCCATGGCTCTTGGGGCTGATTATTTGGCTACCGGCCATTACGCTCGTGTCGAGGAGCATAATGGGAGGTTTGAATTACTGCGCGGAGTAGATTCTAATAAAGACCAAACCTACTTCTTAAATCAATTACCTCAGGAAGTGCTGAGTCAAGTGATGTTTCCTATCGGCGGTATAGAAAAGAAACGTGTTCGCCAAATCGCCGAAGAACATGATTTAGCAACTGCTAACAAGAAAGATTCCACGGGCATTTGTTTTATCGGTGAGCGGAACTTCAAGGAATTCTTAAGTGAATACCTGCCAGCACAGCCTGGGAAAATGGAAACGCTGGATGGGGAAGTCAAGGGGTCCCATGACGGATTGATGTATTATACGCTTGGACAGCGTCAAGGTCTCGGAATTGGCGGAGCAGGCGAACCGTGGTTTGTAGTAGGAAAAAATATAGAAGAAAATATTCTTTATGTAGGCCAAGGTTATCATCATAAGGCTCTTTATTCAGATGGGTTAATAGCTTCAGATATAAACTGGACGAGTGGAGAGACTCCACAAACACCATTCAGCTGCTCAGCTAAATTTCGCTATCGTCAAGAGGACAGCAAGGTGGATGTCGAGCCGCTTGCGGATGGTAAACTAAAAGTCAAGTTCCACGAACCTGAACGTGCCGTAACTCCTGGTCAGGCTGTCGTCCTTTATGATGGAGATGTTTGTCTTGGAGGAGCTACCATTGATGAAGTGTTGAAAGCTGATCAAGCGTTAGATTATGTAGGATAA
- the cymR gene encoding cysteine metabolism transcriptional regulator CymR, producing the protein MKISTKGRYGLTIMIELARRYGDGPISLKQIARHNGLSEHYLEQLIAPLRNARLVKSVRGAYGGYMLTRMPHEITAGDVIRILEGPITPVEGIEDEEPAKQALWMRVRDAVKDVLDTTTLEDLKDHVHDQTQDAYMFYI; encoded by the coding sequence ATGAAAATCTCGACTAAAGGACGTTATGGCTTAACAATCATGATTGAGCTTGCACGAAGATATGGTGACGGGCCAATATCATTAAAACAAATTGCCCGGCACAACGGACTCTCTGAGCATTATTTGGAGCAATTAATCGCTCCCTTGAGAAATGCCAGACTCGTAAAAAGTGTCAGGGGAGCCTACGGGGGGTACATGCTGACGCGCATGCCTCATGAAATTACAGCAGGAGATGTCATCCGTATCCTTGAAGGGCCGATTACTCCTGTTGAAGGAATAGAAGATGAGGAACCTGCAAAGCAGGCTTTATGGATGAGAGTGAGAGATGCGGTGAAGGACGTACTGGATACAACCACTCTTGAAGACTTAAAAGATCATGTGCACGATCAAACTCAGGATGCTTATATGTTTTATATTTAA
- a CDS encoding cysteine desulfurase family protein, with protein sequence MDSIYLDHAATTPVHSKVVKAISSVYQDVFGNPSSVHQFGRKARQILDEARRTAAKSVHAKDTEIVFTSGGTEADNLAVIGTALGNQENGRHIITTSIEHHATLHAAEYLETLGFDVTYLPVNEDGLVRPDELKQALREDTILVSIMMVNNETGVIQPIKELAEAVKNHQAYFHSDIVQAFGLIEIDVEELQVDLAAVSGHKINGPKGIGFLYIREGTKIANLQHGGEQERKRRAGTENVPAVKGIERAIQLMVEEREHNKNKYRLLKQTFLETLQNNEVEFEVNGDVEHTVDTIVNLSFPGLNVEQLLTNFDLSGIAASSGSACTAGSVEPSHVLSEMFGSDSDRTTSSIRFSFGTANDKENVIDAAHRISKIVKRLKR encoded by the coding sequence ATGGATTCTATTTATTTAGATCATGCAGCGACAACTCCTGTTCACTCGAAGGTTGTAAAAGCAATCAGCTCCGTCTATCAGGATGTATTTGGAAATCCATCGAGCGTTCACCAATTTGGAAGAAAAGCGAGACAAATTTTAGATGAGGCAAGAAGAACAGCAGCCAAAAGCGTTCATGCCAAAGATACAGAAATCGTGTTTACCAGTGGAGGAACAGAAGCGGACAATCTGGCTGTAATCGGAACAGCTCTTGGTAATCAGGAAAACGGCAGGCATATAATTACCACATCTATCGAGCATCATGCTACATTACATGCAGCTGAATATTTGGAAACACTCGGGTTTGATGTGACTTATCTCCCAGTAAATGAAGATGGTCTCGTACGTCCGGACGAATTAAAGCAGGCGCTCAGGGAAGATACCATTCTCGTATCAATTATGATGGTAAACAATGAGACGGGTGTGATTCAGCCCATTAAGGAGCTTGCAGAAGCTGTTAAAAATCATCAAGCTTATTTTCATTCAGATATCGTCCAGGCTTTCGGACTGATTGAAATCGATGTAGAAGAGCTGCAGGTGGACTTAGCAGCCGTGTCAGGTCATAAAATTAACGGTCCAAAAGGAATAGGTTTTTTGTATATTCGTGAAGGAACGAAAATCGCCAATCTTCAACATGGTGGAGAGCAGGAACGTAAGCGCAGGGCGGGTACCGAAAATGTCCCTGCGGTTAAAGGAATCGAGCGTGCTATTCAGCTAATGGTTGAAGAACGGGAGCACAACAAAAATAAATACCGTTTATTAAAACAAACATTTCTTGAGACTCTTCAAAACAACGAAGTTGAATTTGAAGTGAATGGAGACGTGGAACATACGGTAGATACGATTGTCAATCTCAGCTTTCCCGGTTTAAACGTTGAACAGCTATTGACGAATTTTGATTTATCGGGGATTGCAGCTTCCAGCGGAAGTGCTTGTACTGCGGGTTCTGTAGAGCCTTCCCACGTGCTGTCTGAAATGTTTGGAAGTGATTCAGACCGTACCACCAGCTCGATACGTTTCAGCTTTGGGACGGCAAATGATAAAGAGAACGTAATCGATGCAGCACACAGAATAAGTAAGATTGTGAAGCGCTTAAAGCGCTAA
- a CDS encoding tetratricopeptide repeat protein, which yields MDTLAKAIEEMKQQNFEEAARLFTKAIDENPNEPVGYINFGNLLLHLQDYERALRFYNRALELDEQAGTAHYGAGNVYYEQEKFTKAQEHFLRAIEAGLDEADVHFMLGMTFIHQDYQKLALPYLLRAAELNTEDADIQFQYGLCLAQNGQLQAAEQAMKHVLQLEEEHSDAFYNLGVIALHHEEAERALQYFNKAVSIQPEHRLAAHAKTQVEAALNHE from the coding sequence ATGGATACTTTAGCAAAAGCTATAGAAGAGATGAAACAACAGAACTTTGAAGAAGCAGCGCGCTTATTTACAAAAGCTATTGATGAAAATCCAAACGAACCAGTGGGCTATATTAATTTTGGCAATTTGCTGCTGCATTTACAGGATTATGAGCGTGCTCTTCGTTTTTACAACCGAGCCTTAGAACTGGATGAACAAGCAGGAACAGCTCATTACGGGGCCGGGAATGTGTATTATGAACAAGAGAAATTCACAAAAGCACAAGAGCATTTTTTAAGGGCGATCGAAGCGGGTTTAGATGAAGCTGATGTCCATTTTATGCTTGGAATGACATTTATTCATCAAGATTATCAAAAGCTTGCTCTGCCATATTTGTTACGTGCGGCAGAATTGAATACGGAAGATGCAGATATCCAATTTCAATATGGATTGTGTCTTGCTCAAAATGGCCAGCTTCAAGCAGCTGAACAAGCGATGAAGCATGTGCTACAATTGGAAGAAGAACATAGTGATGCTTTTTATAACCTGGGTGTGATTGCTCTTCATCATGAAGAAGCAGAGCGAGCTCTCCAATATTTTAATAAAGCCGTGTCGATACAGCCTGAACATAGGCTGGCTGCCCATGCCAAAACACAGGTCGAAGCTGCATTAAATCACGAATAA
- a CDS encoding TIM barrel protein — MKNTLAVSGSTIMSNPDQFDELFAYGVSHIEIGEFPDLNAFQEFLALAKAHNVTFGVHSPLIRGNSKYDLVESVSMDIVQARKHFEEEVVYLSEHGAEYLLVHFPYFKTADPLGHETLINEGLQYLNSLQMKYGLPIVCEPKLGQNQSPAGIEDLAAFDMEIWNHYHLSICIDLGDYRMAAGDKWKAYVEPLLPFVKVVHLHNVSYIEDGYIWIPVHPQFENKNSHFEMEPMIEILGEGNPKYFVLEHTPHSNPSKSLVTEGVEWVRKLIE, encoded by the coding sequence TTGAAGAATACACTAGCCGTGTCCGGCAGTACCATTATGTCCAATCCGGACCAGTTTGATGAATTATTTGCATATGGGGTAAGCCATATTGAGATTGGAGAATTTCCTGATTTAAATGCGTTTCAAGAATTTTTAGCACTAGCAAAAGCTCACAACGTGACATTTGGGGTTCACTCTCCGCTTATTAGAGGGAATAGCAAATATGACTTGGTGGAATCCGTTTCGATGGACATCGTACAAGCGCGAAAGCACTTCGAAGAGGAGGTCGTATACCTTTCAGAACATGGTGCGGAATACCTTCTCGTTCATTTTCCTTATTTCAAAACTGCAGACCCTTTAGGTCATGAAACGTTGATTAATGAGGGGCTTCAGTATTTGAACAGTCTTCAAATGAAATATGGACTGCCTATCGTATGCGAGCCTAAACTAGGACAGAATCAGTCTCCAGCCGGCATCGAGGACCTGGCAGCTTTTGATATGGAAATCTGGAACCACTATCATTTATCCATTTGCATAGATCTCGGAGATTATCGAATGGCTGCAGGGGATAAATGGAAAGCCTATGTTGAACCGCTTCTTCCGTTTGTGAAAGTCGTTCATTTACATAATGTCAGTTACATAGAGGATGGGTATATATGGATTCCTGTTCATCCTCAGTTTGAAAATAAAAACAGCCATTTCGAAATGGAACCGATGATAGAAATACTTGGAGAAGGAAACCCAAAATATTTTGTTTTGGAACACACCCCTCATTCCAATCCTAGTAAATCTCTCGTTACTGAAGGAGTCGAGTGGGTACGGAAGCTGATCGAATAA
- the recD2 gene encoding SF1B family DNA helicase RecD2, which produces MEQQSLLSELEEEKPYVKGDLNRMIFHNDVEHFSIASIFVRDTNEAFNEKSLVIKGHFSPLQEGETYLFHGTFQTHQKFGLQYEVSSYQRLLPETRDGLIMYLSSELFQGIGQKTAERIVDHLGESAISTILKDRNALDSVPKLPEAKADKLYQDLKEHQGFEHVMIQLSQYGVGLKLSQKIYEAFKDQTLGILQEDPYQLVFKVEGFGFHRADEIANMQKLSHDHPTRIRAACLFIMQQSLSEGHVYLPTEECLLQVERLLNNGSNPEITFQQLSEQLIQLGEDKHVYVEEERVYLPSLYFAENGVVRQLGRILGGELATEYTQAELMKMIGEIEEEEAMSYGEDQFNAIEKALHSKMMILTGGPGTGKTTVIKGIIHAFSKLNQHSIHPEDYGQGDPFPFVLAAPTGRAAKRITESTGLPASTIHRLLGWDGHTSFEKNQNNQLEGKFLIVDEFSMVDVWLANQLFRAVPSEMQILLVGDEDQLPSVGPGQVLADLLASRQLPAVNLTEVYRQKEGSKIIQLAHEIKNDQCTLQSLLKGDDFNFIQAGEQQLIDLVIQIMKKALDKGIELREVQVLAPMYRTDVGIHQLNKEIQKVVNPSKKQKRDLTFKDNTFRKGDKVIQLVNQPEDGVYNGDIGEVAAIFREEENIDGVEQVVVEFDNKEVVYPKKDVSNLMLAYCTSIHKSQGSEFSIVILPVVRSYRRMLRKNLLYTAITRAKDSLILCGDPHAFLEGIQTTETNLRYTQLTEKLQNEEVPEETEEEDEELSPYDFM; this is translated from the coding sequence ATGGAACAACAGTCATTACTATCAGAACTTGAGGAGGAGAAGCCTTACGTTAAAGGGGATCTCAACCGTATGATCTTCCATAATGATGTGGAGCATTTTTCAATAGCTTCCATATTCGTACGAGATACGAATGAGGCCTTTAATGAGAAAAGTCTTGTCATTAAAGGCCACTTTTCTCCCTTACAGGAAGGAGAAACGTATTTGTTCCATGGAACCTTCCAGACTCATCAAAAATTCGGTCTCCAATATGAAGTAAGTTCTTATCAACGTCTTCTTCCCGAAACGCGAGACGGGCTGATTATGTACCTTTCCAGTGAGCTTTTTCAAGGGATCGGCCAAAAAACTGCCGAGAGGATTGTAGATCATTTAGGGGAAAGTGCAATATCTACAATCCTCAAAGACCGGAACGCTCTTGATTCCGTGCCCAAGTTGCCTGAAGCGAAAGCTGACAAGCTCTATCAGGATTTAAAAGAGCATCAGGGGTTTGAACATGTAATGATTCAGCTCTCCCAGTACGGAGTCGGCTTGAAGCTGTCTCAAAAAATTTATGAAGCATTTAAAGACCAGACATTGGGAATCCTTCAAGAGGACCCCTATCAGCTCGTCTTTAAAGTAGAAGGATTTGGGTTTCATAGGGCAGATGAAATAGCTAACATGCAGAAGTTGTCTCACGACCATCCTACAAGAATCCGTGCGGCGTGTTTGTTTATTATGCAGCAAAGCCTGTCCGAAGGTCACGTATACCTTCCAACAGAAGAGTGTTTACTCCAGGTAGAGCGATTATTAAATAATGGAAGCAATCCGGAAATTACGTTTCAACAGCTGTCCGAACAGCTTATTCAGCTTGGGGAAGATAAACATGTTTATGTGGAAGAAGAAAGGGTCTATCTTCCTTCGCTTTACTTTGCTGAAAACGGGGTAGTCAGGCAGCTGGGAAGAATTCTAGGTGGCGAATTGGCAACCGAATATACACAAGCTGAATTGATGAAGATGATTGGAGAAATCGAAGAAGAAGAAGCGATGAGTTATGGCGAGGACCAATTCAATGCGATAGAAAAGGCTCTTCATTCTAAGATGATGATCTTAACAGGCGGACCTGGAACAGGCAAGACAACGGTCATTAAAGGGATAATTCATGCCTTTTCAAAATTAAACCAGCATTCTATACATCCCGAGGATTACGGGCAGGGTGATCCATTCCCTTTTGTATTAGCCGCTCCTACCGGGAGAGCCGCGAAAAGAATTACAGAATCGACAGGTCTTCCGGCAAGTACCATTCACAGGCTGCTAGGGTGGGATGGTCATACCAGCTTCGAAAAAAATCAAAATAACCAGTTAGAAGGAAAATTTTTAATTGTTGATGAATTTTCCATGGTTGACGTATGGCTGGCCAATCAGCTATTCAGAGCTGTGCCTTCGGAAATGCAAATTCTGCTGGTAGGGGATGAAGATCAGCTTCCTTCAGTGGGTCCCGGCCAGGTACTCGCCGATTTACTTGCTTCAAGACAACTTCCAGCTGTAAATCTTACAGAAGTGTATAGACAGAAGGAAGGCTCAAAAATTATACAGCTTGCCCATGAAATTAAGAATGATCAATGTACACTCCAATCCCTGCTTAAAGGTGATGATTTTAATTTTATCCAGGCTGGAGAACAGCAGCTGATTGATTTGGTTATTCAAATTATGAAAAAAGCTTTAGATAAAGGCATAGAATTACGAGAAGTTCAAGTGCTTGCCCCGATGTATCGAACTGATGTAGGTATACATCAACTGAATAAGGAGATCCAGAAAGTTGTGAACCCAAGTAAAAAACAAAAACGTGATCTTACCTTTAAAGACAACACATTTCGTAAAGGGGACAAAGTCATTCAGCTTGTCAACCAGCCTGAAGACGGTGTTTATAATGGAGATATCGGTGAAGTGGCTGCCATTTTTAGAGAAGAAGAAAATATCGATGGAGTAGAGCAGGTTGTAGTGGAGTTTGATAATAAAGAAGTCGTTTATCCAAAAAAGGATGTATCCAATCTTATGCTCGCCTATTGTACTTCAATTCATAAATCGCAGGGAAGTGAATTTTCCATCGTTATCCTGCCGGTAGTTAGAAGCTACAGAAGAATGTTAAGGAAAAACTTACTGTACACGGCCATTACCCGTGCTAAAGACTCCTTGATTTTATGTGGGGATCCTCATGCTTTCCTGGAGGGAATCCAAACGACAGAAACTAATTTGCGTTACACGCAGTTGACAGAGAAACTGCAAAATGAAGAAGTACCGGAAGAAACAGAGGAAGAAGATGAGGAGCTTTCTCCGTATGATTTCATGTAG
- a CDS encoding replication-associated recombination protein A has product MSQKPLAFRMRPANIEEIIGQQHLVGEGRTVNRMVKANRLASMILFGPPGTGKTSLASALAKHLNLPFKVLNAVTDKKKDMEIAVEEAKMHGQLVLILDEVHRLDKAKQDFLLPHLESNTLTLIGCTTSNPYHSINPAIRSRCHLFELYKLTENEVKTALERALKDEEKGLGSMAVQLTEEALDHFSLAANGDLRAALNGLELAAYSTPSSKDGVIHLDLDTAEECMQKKSFSHDKGGDAHYDVLSAFQKSIRGSDVNAALHYLGRLIEAGDLDSIGRRLVVIAYEDIGLANPQAGPRALSAIEAAERLGFPEARIPLAVAVTELALSPKSNSAYKALDAALSDIQKGKSGDVPVHLKDASYKGAASLGRGIEYKYPHNYENSWVEQQYLPDTIKNQKYYEPKSTGKFEQALKQVYEKIMKQKKS; this is encoded by the coding sequence ATGAGCCAAAAACCTCTCGCCTTCCGCATGCGTCCAGCAAATATAGAAGAAATCATCGGCCAGCAGCACTTAGTTGGAGAGGGCAGGACTGTCAATCGAATGGTCAAAGCGAACCGCCTCGCCTCCATGATCCTTTTCGGCCCGCCAGGTACTGGGAAAACTTCACTGGCAAGTGCACTTGCTAAGCACTTAAACCTTCCTTTTAAAGTGCTTAATGCCGTAACAGATAAGAAAAAAGATATGGAAATTGCCGTGGAGGAAGCGAAAATGCACGGACAACTCGTTCTCATTCTTGATGAGGTTCATCGCTTAGATAAAGCAAAGCAGGATTTCCTTCTCCCTCATTTAGAAAGCAATACATTAACGCTGATAGGCTGTACAACGAGTAATCCTTATCACTCCATTAACCCAGCAATCCGAAGCCGTTGTCACCTTTTTGAGCTTTACAAATTAACGGAGAATGAAGTCAAAACTGCGTTGGAGCGGGCACTTAAAGACGAGGAGAAAGGGCTCGGCTCTATGGCTGTTCAGCTCACCGAAGAAGCACTTGACCATTTTTCCCTGGCAGCCAATGGAGATTTACGCGCAGCATTAAATGGTCTTGAACTCGCAGCTTATTCGACACCGTCATCAAAGGATGGGGTGATCCATCTGGACCTTGACACTGCAGAAGAATGCATGCAGAAAAAGAGCTTTTCTCACGATAAAGGCGGAGACGCCCATTATGATGTCCTTTCCGCTTTTCAAAAATCCATCCGGGGTAGTGATGTGAATGCAGCCCTTCATTATTTAGGCAGGCTCATTGAAGCGGGAGACTTAGACAGTATTGGAAGAAGGCTTGTCGTGATCGCCTATGAAGATATTGGTCTTGCAAACCCTCAAGCTGGCCCGAGAGCCCTTTCTGCCATTGAAGCTGCGGAACGTCTTGGTTTTCCTGAGGCTAGAATACCACTTGCAGTTGCTGTAACCGAACTAGCTTTATCGCCAAAATCCAACAGCGCTTATAAAGCACTCGATGCAGCTCTGTCTGATATACAGAAAGGAAAAAGCGGGGACGTCCCGGTCCATTTAAAAGATGCGAGCTATAAAGGAGCAGCATCTCTCGGAAGAGGAATAGAATATAAATACCCTCACAATTATGAAAACAGCTGGGTGGAACAGCAATATCTGCCTGATACGATTAAAAACCAAAAGTATTATGAACCTAAATCTACAGGTAAATTTGAACAAGCCCTGAAACAAGTATATGAAAAAATAATGAAACAGAAAAAAAGCTAA
- a CDS encoding RsfA family transcriptional regulator → MPKVRQDAWSHEDDLLLAETVLRHIREGSTQLKAFDEVGDILNRTSAACGFRWNAEVRQKYEQAVELAKKQRKEKKRKEASMQAAVEPSRVQTYHYQENHEEADDEIPVFKQPVKADTEPELQLSQVIRYLKGLQKDSAGTDSVKNKLQELETENSKLKEMNAKLNRQLEAMSEDYQALIQIMDRARKMVMFDDQDFTAKPHFKMEKNGNLEHMAR, encoded by the coding sequence ATGCCAAAAGTTAGACAGGATGCCTGGTCTCATGAAGATGATTTATTATTAGCTGAAACAGTGCTGCGTCATATTAGAGAAGGCAGCACTCAATTAAAAGCTTTCGATGAAGTCGGAGATATTTTAAATCGAACCTCGGCAGCTTGTGGTTTCCGCTGGAACGCAGAAGTTCGGCAAAAATATGAGCAAGCTGTAGAATTAGCTAAAAAGCAGAGGAAAGAGAAAAAACGGAAAGAGGCAAGCATGCAGGCAGCCGTCGAGCCTTCCCGAGTGCAAACCTACCATTATCAAGAAAACCACGAAGAAGCGGATGATGAAATCCCTGTTTTCAAGCAGCCGGTTAAAGCTGATACAGAGCCTGAACTGCAATTGTCGCAGGTCATTCGTTATCTCAAAGGCTTGCAGAAAGATTCCGCGGGCACAGATTCTGTGAAAAATAAACTTCAAGAGCTCGAAACTGAGAATTCCAAGCTGAAAGAAATGAATGCAAAATTAAACAGACAGCTGGAAGCGATGAGCGAAGACTATCAAGCTTTAATACAAATCATGGATCGAGCTAGAAAAATGGTTATGTTTGATGACCAGGATTTTACGGCAAAGCCTCATTTCAAAATGGAAAAGAACGGAAATCTTGAGCATATGGCAAGATAA
- a CDS encoding AI-2E family transporter: MEHQKNLWTKRLTISFIVLLFLLLLAWLFPYYDHILVMICKILLPFLIAIVLSLLLHPLVRLLEDAGMKRSFAILLLFAVFFTLAGFGIYRGYPKLIEQLKLLSEQLPQLMQAYQGWTQEFYEQTERFPDGIHHRLDGSFTKFEGWLSARVMSVVTGMSGIFDFILLVAVIPVMTFYFLKDDKVIFRACIQILPKKWHDEAHRLGGELSHSLGGYIRGQLLISLFVGVLASIGFWLAGVPYPLVLGIVAGITNIIPYFGPLLGAVPASIVALTVSVKTFFFALIAITVIQVLEGNLLSPYIMGKSIHIHPLLIIFALIAGGELAGIPGMILAVPALTCLKAIILEVRRGQLEH; the protein is encoded by the coding sequence ATGGAACACCAAAAAAACCTCTGGACGAAAAGGCTGACCATTTCCTTTATCGTACTGCTGTTTCTTTTACTGCTTGCCTGGCTGTTTCCGTACTATGATCATATCCTGGTCATGATCTGTAAAATATTACTGCCTTTTCTGATTGCCATTGTACTTTCATTATTGCTCCATCCGTTGGTTCGCTTGCTTGAAGATGCAGGGATGAAGCGCAGCTTTGCGATCCTGTTACTGTTTGCTGTGTTTTTCACACTCGCTGGCTTTGGGATTTATCGCGGATACCCGAAGTTAATCGAACAGCTGAAATTGCTGAGCGAGCAGCTCCCGCAATTAATGCAGGCTTATCAAGGGTGGACACAGGAATTTTATGAACAAACGGAGCGTTTTCCTGATGGTATCCATCACCGGCTGGATGGCAGTTTTACAAAGTTTGAAGGCTGGCTGAGCGCCCGGGTTATGTCTGTAGTTACTGGAATGAGCGGAATTTTTGATTTTATTCTGTTGGTAGCGGTCATTCCGGTGATGACCTTCTATTTCTTAAAGGATGATAAAGTTATTTTTCGAGCGTGTATTCAGATTCTGCCAAAGAAATGGCATGATGAAGCACACAGGCTGGGTGGTGAACTAAGTCATTCGCTGGGAGGGTATATACGCGGCCAGCTTTTAATAAGTTTATTTGTGGGAGTTCTTGCTTCCATTGGTTTTTGGCTGGCTGGAGTGCCTTATCCGCTGGTATTAGGCATAGTAGCTGGTATCACAAATATTATTCCTTATTTCGGCCCTTTGCTCGGTGCTGTACCAGCCTCTATCGTTGCTCTGACAGTTTCTGTGAAAACGTTTTTCTTTGCGCTGATCGCTATTACTGTCATCCAGGTATTAGAAGGGAATCTCTTGTCTCCCTATATCATGGGAAAGAGCATTCATATCCACCCTTTATTAATTATATTTGCACTGATAGCAGGTGGGGAGCTTGCCGGGATTCCTGGAATGATCTTAGCTGTTCCCGCGCTGACTTGTTTAAAGGCGATTATTCTTGAAGTTAGACGGGGCCAGCTGGAACATTGA